From a region of the Campylobacter concisus genome:
- a CDS encoding Cj0814 family flagellar-dependent secreted protein, which produces MFSLILLLQEPAKFTYTIPSQNSLVSLNFNDLQAYGYTVDKAGFMGADFNKAAGLPKDFKIHKSTLDEFSRFAERNHVLNRIKSKDEQIKIFDNIDMADTIKHYYRLFDQMTSALGDDKKSYTLADIGKLPKGYSTKGTRYDAKGHLLKDLSNSTISNIYSSTDELNSTKSLSKELSSAGVRLIVKEVDFTMSEAGDEFSFNPDMSVYQADEGYSKEALFMGFLRSSRPLPSDSAKTKLSSAALNDISSTGEHKEYFVDFEKVGKDNESIKALIKERLKELTLLMYARSKNISAESVASNEYEKFKPTSEDINSLANSWSERIGSVSKTFV; this is translated from the coding sequence TTTACTTATACTATTCCCTCTCAAAACAGTCTCGTCTCTTTAAATTTTAATGACCTTCAAGCTTATGGCTACACAGTGGATAAAGCAGGTTTTATGGGAGCTGATTTTAACAAAGCCGCAGGCTTGCCAAAGGACTTTAAAATCCATAAAAGCACACTTGATGAGTTTAGTAGATTTGCCGAGCGCAACCATGTGCTAAACCGCATCAAAAGCAAAGACGAGCAGATAAAGATCTTTGATAACATCGATATGGCTGACACCATAAAGCACTACTACAGACTATTTGATCAAATGACCTCTGCTTTAGGCGATGATAAAAAGAGCTACACCCTTGCAGATATAGGCAAACTACCAAAAGGCTACAGCACAAAAGGCACTCGCTATGATGCCAAAGGACACCTACTAAAAGATCTATCAAACTCTACTATCTCAAACATCTACTCTAGCACTGATGAGCTAAATAGCACTAAATCTCTTAGCAAAGAACTTTCAAGTGCAGGCGTTAGGCTCATAGTAAAAGAGGTTGATTTTACGATGAGCGAAGCAGGCGATGAGTTTAGCTTCAACCCTGATATGTCGGTATATCAAGCAGATGAAGGTTACAGCAAAGAGGCTCTTTTTATGGGATTTTTGCGCAGCTCTAGACCGCTACCAAGTGATAGTGCAAAGACTAAGCTTAGCAGTGCTGCCTTAAATGATATCTCAAGCACTGGAGAGCATAAAGAGTATTTTGTGGATTTTGAAAAGGTGGGCAAGGACAACGAGAGCATAAAAGCGCTCATAAAAGAAAGACTTAAAGAGCTAACGCTTTTGATGTATGCAAGATCAAAGAACATTAGCGCAGAAAGTGTTGCCTCAAACGAATATGAGAAATTTAAGCCAACTAGCGAGGATATAAATTCTCTAGCAAATTCTTGGAGCGAGAGGATAGGCTCTGTTAGCAAGACTTTTGTGTAG
- a CDS encoding cell surface protein produces MITSINGLSNTPIQDNTIQKENAKMSKEQEKALIDSYMQNLIIDNVEKYIKEDRSSENWITETIEKIDNMLSKKYSYTIDERRALLSKYPETLEEFEINVLQSHMDWLLTNSVDGKPTIIGFMIGLGTAEEEAELEAFVKSFPEGTMMSNDGAALFARADLSIEEFKKLYREDVEKTTKEHKEFLAKLHKEEQEYNANLAKEQAEKKFKPMQVKKKYETYDINKDQKFLYARELLNFKEKRGIDVLELMQKIDKKQILNKMV; encoded by the coding sequence ATGATAACTAGCATAAACGGACTTAGCAATACACCGATACAAGATAACACTATCCAAAAAGAAAATGCAAAAATGTCAAAGGAGCAAGAAAAGGCTTTAATTGATTCATATATGCAAAATTTAATAATTGATAATGTTGAAAAATACATCAAAGAAGACAGAAGTAGTGAAAACTGGATAACAGAAACCATAGAGAAGATAGACAATATGCTTTCAAAAAAGTATAGCTATACCATTGATGAAAGGCGAGCTTTATTATCAAAATATCCAGAGACCTTAGAGGAATTTGAGATCAATGTATTACAATCTCACATGGATTGGCTACTTACCAACTCTGTTGATGGCAAGCCAACAATAATTGGCTTTATGATTGGTCTTGGTACAGCAGAAGAGGAAGCAGAACTAGAAGCTTTTGTAAAATCATTTCCGGAAGGCACTATGATGAGCAATGATGGTGCTGCTTTGTTTGCTAGAGCAGATCTAAGTATAGAAGAGTTTAAGAAGCTTTATAGAGAAGATGTAGAAAAAACTACAAAAGAGCATAAAGAATTTCTGGCTAAACTACACAAAGAAGAACAAGAATACAATGCAAATTTAGCCAAAGAGCAGGCTGAGAAGAAATTTAAACCTATGCAGGTTAAGAAGAAGTATGAGACCTATGATATAAACAAGGATCAAAAATTTCTCTATGCAAGAGAGCTTTTAAATTTCAAAGAAAAAAGAGGCATAGATGTCTTAGAGCTTATGCAAAAGATAGACAAGAAGCAAATTTTAAATAAGATGGTTTGA